In Candidatus Vicinibacter proximus, the following are encoded in one genomic region:
- a CDS encoding acyl-CoA reductase, which translates to MSVHKFISTFSRLGEAMTISTEAKKIVFQKAENTNAWFTEKEINRMVDHLVKNYFNSEKLATWIDKYTFPANHQPKIIGLISAGNIPLVSMHDLMCIILAGDIAHIKLSEKDTVLYHWMFSLIEQIDPDIFSRVHIVDQVKNYDAVIATGGNLAANQFKYYFQHKPNMIRGHRNSIAVLNGQEDNDTLISIGQDIFSYYGMGCRNVSKIFVPLSYNFDHFLGILDKEFNYVRNHHKFQNNYDYQLALFLLNKVKFLQAESILLLEHEGIASPLACLYFERYESLDEVYQFNLKHKDAIQCVISQEKINDLVITPPGMSQYPELSEYADMNDTLKFLFMLN; encoded by the coding sequence ATGTCCGTTCATAAATTCATATCGACTTTCAGCAGATTGGGAGAAGCGATGACTATATCAACCGAAGCAAAAAAAATAGTATTCCAAAAGGCAGAGAATACCAATGCCTGGTTTACAGAAAAGGAAATCAACCGAATGGTCGATCATCTTGTCAAAAATTATTTTAATAGTGAGAAGCTTGCGACTTGGATAGATAAGTATACATTTCCTGCAAATCATCAACCTAAAATTATAGGATTAATTTCAGCAGGAAACATTCCATTGGTTTCCATGCATGACTTGATGTGTATTATATTAGCCGGCGATATAGCGCACATTAAACTTTCAGAAAAAGATACAGTTCTATATCATTGGATGTTCTCACTTATCGAACAAATTGACCCAGACATTTTTAGTCGTGTTCATATTGTTGATCAGGTAAAAAACTATGATGCGGTGATTGCTACCGGTGGAAACCTAGCAGCCAACCAGTTTAAATATTATTTTCAGCACAAACCAAACATGATCAGAGGTCATCGAAATTCAATTGCTGTGTTGAATGGCCAGGAAGACAATGATACACTAATATCCATTGGACAAGATATATTCTCCTATTATGGAATGGGTTGCCGAAATGTGAGTAAAATTTTTGTACCTCTTAGTTATAACTTTGATCATTTTTTGGGCATCCTGGACAAAGAATTTAATTACGTAAGAAATCATCATAAGTTTCAGAATAATTATGACTACCAATTGGCACTTTTTCTATTGAACAAAGTAAAATTCTTACAAGCCGAAAGTATTTTATTATTAGAACACGAAGGAATAGCTTCCCCTTTGGCTTGCTTATATTTTGAACGATATGAAAGTTTAGATGAGGTGTATCAATTTAACTTAAAACATAAAGATGCCATACAGTGTGTAATTAGTCAAGAAAAAATAAACGACCTTGTAATTACACCGCCAGGAATGTCACAGTATCCCGAATTATCTGAATATGCGGACATGAATGACACTTTGAAATTTTTGTTTATGCTAAATTAA
- the nth gene encoding endonuclease III: MNKKDKALLIQKILDKYFPIVEVPLQHKDPYTLLVAVLLSAQCTDERVNKVTPELFNLADNPQQMKNIPVEKIQSIIRPCGLSANKAKNIQTLSKILSEEYNGVVPSDMELLELLPGVGHKTASVVMCQAFNIPAFPVDTHIHRLAWRWGLTSGKNVVLTEKDLKKLFPEKDWNKLHLQIIYFGRKYCPARGHIIETCPICSLIGRKKKG; the protein is encoded by the coding sequence GTGAATAAAAAGGATAAAGCACTTTTAATTCAGAAAATCCTTGACAAATATTTTCCGATAGTTGAAGTTCCTCTCCAACATAAAGACCCATATACATTATTAGTAGCTGTTCTACTCTCAGCACAATGTACTGATGAGCGGGTAAATAAAGTTACACCAGAATTATTTAATTTGGCAGATAATCCACAACAAATGAAGAACATTCCTGTGGAAAAAATCCAATCGATAATTCGACCTTGTGGACTTTCAGCCAATAAGGCTAAAAACATTCAAACGCTTTCTAAAATATTGTCGGAAGAATACAACGGGGTTGTCCCATCAGATATGGAATTACTTGAGTTACTCCCTGGAGTTGGACATAAAACTGCTTCAGTGGTGATGTGTCAGGCTTTTAACATTCCGGCATTTCCTGTAGATACACATATACATCGTTTAGCATGGAGATGGGGACTGACTAGTGGCAAAAATGTTGTTCTTACTGAAAAGGATCTTAAAAAACTATTTCCTGAGAAAGATTGGAATAAACTTCATTTACAAATAATATATTTTGGGCGAAAATACTGTCCAGCAAGAGGCCACATTATTGAGACATGTCCAATTTGCTCTTTAATTGGTCGCAAAAAAAAGGGATAA
- a CDS encoding SCO family protein codes for MKRIICYWILLFTLYSCTEKKLPVLGNYSIENGDTIYSKIPDFNLWTQDSVPFTSQMLENKIHLAAFFFTSCPTICPKVMRNMMRIEENFSKEKDILYLCYSLDFKKDSIPRLKEYASKLGIENSNFYFLQGRQKEDIRSLMNAYMSIAVDDPDSPGGINHSGWILLIDGKKHLRSYCLGTDEKETDKLIEDIQTLLHEGD; via the coding sequence ATGAAAAGAATAATTTGTTATTGGATATTACTCTTCACTTTGTATTCCTGTACAGAAAAAAAACTACCTGTTTTAGGAAATTATTCTATCGAAAATGGAGATACTATTTATTCCAAAATTCCAGATTTTAATTTATGGACTCAGGACAGTGTTCCATTTACTTCTCAAATGCTTGAAAACAAAATTCACCTTGCTGCATTTTTCTTTACCTCTTGCCCTACGATTTGTCCTAAAGTTATGAGGAATATGATGAGAATTGAAGAAAATTTTTCTAAGGAAAAAGACATACTTTATTTATGCTATAGTTTGGACTTTAAAAAAGACAGCATACCAAGACTCAAGGAATATGCTAGCAAATTAGGCATTGAAAATTCTAATTTTTATTTTCTACAGGGTAGACAAAAAGAAGACATTCGTTCTCTCATGAATGCTTACATGAGCATAGCTGTAGATGATCCTGATAGTCCTGGAGGTATAAACCACAGCGGATGGATCTTGTTGATTGATGGCAAAAAACATCTTCGATCATATTGTCTAGGCACAGATGAGAAAGAAACGGACAAATTAATAGAGGACATTCAAACACTACTCCATGAAGGTGATTAA
- a CDS encoding cytochrome c — translation MKVIKFSIIIISIISCTFSTETYKEGKLVYENYCSGCHGIQMDGLKDLYPPLKDVNWYEQNRNQMPCWLKNGITLKNLRLGKQEMPAHTELSSIQICNVLNYLNSINWKLKSPFTLEEINLNLKNCSNQK, via the coding sequence ATGAAGGTGATTAAATTTAGTATAATAATTATTTCAATTATTTCTTGTACTTTTTCAACTGAAACCTACAAGGAAGGAAAACTAGTTTATGAAAATTACTGTTCAGGATGTCATGGAATTCAAATGGACGGATTGAAGGATCTTTATCCTCCTCTGAAAGACGTGAACTGGTATGAACAAAACAGGAACCAAATGCCATGCTGGTTAAAAAATGGCATTACATTAAAAAATTTAAGACTAGGCAAGCAAGAAATGCCTGCACATACTGAATTGAGTAGTATTCAGATATGTAATGTATTGAACTATTTAAATTCAATCAACTGGAAACTCAAGTCTCCCTTTACTTTAGAAGAGATCAATTTGAATTTAAAAAATTGTTCCAATCAAAAATGA
- a CDS encoding TonB-dependent receptor, with the protein MKYYIFFVLGLFFSNAYSQKGDIRGNVYDKNTGEPISFASVFLKGTTIGTTTNESGFYTLSAVPVGDYTLVVSFIGYDTLTYDVSLRKGQIINKQFSLVESNITLEEISISGKKEQSRTEVRVSSISITPKEIKALPSTGGEADIAQYLQIIPGVITTGDQGGQIYIRGGSPVQNKILLDGMTIFNPFHSIGIFSVFETEIIRSAEVLTGGFSAEYGGRVSAIVDMKTREGNKTHFGGLATASPFMSKLLLEGPISKYREGKGGSTSFLITGKQSYIDQTSKQLYKYALDTLTGSLPFSFTDIYGKISTISENGSFLNLFGFNFNDRVKYTGLANLNWQASGGGANFKLIPGTSSIIVGGSVAFSDYKIKLDEKQSDPRTSNIRGLQANIDFSYFGRRSEIKYGLEFNAFKTDFEFTNFLKVPILSESNNTEIAGFVKYRYATKLFVFDPSFRMQYYASLSQVRFEPRLGMKMNVTNNFRLKAAGGLYSQNLMSSVSERDIVNLFVGFLTSPELIYASHAVGGFELDLSTNTELNVETYYKDFSRLFNLNRNKRKVQDPDYTEERGNSYGIDFLLKSNWVNWRVWLGYSLGFVNRDDGVQKFPALFDRRHNINFVLDYQWGRAKCWEAGMRWNLGSGFAFTKIQGFIGDNFIPNGLETNFGIENPDIGVVYAEKINSGRLPYYHRLDFSIKRRIDFTKFLNLEIVASVTNAYDRKNIFYFNVVENKRVNQLPVLPSLLVALHF; encoded by the coding sequence ATGAAGTATTACATATTCTTTGTTTTAGGCTTATTTTTTTCAAATGCCTACAGCCAAAAGGGTGACATAAGAGGCAACGTTTACGATAAAAACACTGGAGAACCTATATCTTTTGCCTCTGTCTTTTTGAAGGGGACTACGATAGGGACCACCACGAATGAATCAGGATTTTATACTTTATCAGCAGTTCCTGTAGGGGATTACACGTTGGTAGTCAGCTTTATAGGCTATGATACATTAACTTATGATGTCTCCCTTAGGAAGGGCCAAATTATAAACAAACAATTTAGTTTAGTCGAATCTAACATTACCTTAGAAGAAATTAGTATTTCTGGTAAGAAGGAGCAATCCAGAACAGAAGTGAGAGTTTCTTCCATATCCATCACACCGAAAGAAATTAAAGCACTTCCTTCTACCGGTGGAGAAGCCGATATAGCACAATATCTACAAATCATACCAGGGGTGATCACTACAGGGGATCAGGGGGGACAGATTTATATTCGAGGTGGATCTCCAGTGCAAAATAAAATCTTATTGGATGGTATGACTATTTTTAATCCATTTCATTCCATAGGAATTTTCTCAGTATTTGAAACAGAGATTATTCGATCTGCAGAGGTGCTGACGGGAGGTTTTAGTGCAGAATACGGAGGGAGGGTATCCGCTATTGTGGATATGAAGACCAGAGAAGGCAACAAAACCCATTTTGGGGGTTTGGCAACTGCAAGTCCCTTTATGAGCAAACTTCTTCTTGAAGGTCCGATAAGCAAGTACAGGGAAGGAAAGGGTGGTAGTACATCATTTTTAATTACAGGTAAACAATCTTATATTGATCAGACTTCCAAACAGCTTTATAAATATGCATTGGATACACTGACAGGTAGCCTTCCATTCAGTTTTACAGACATCTACGGAAAGATTTCTACAATAAGTGAAAATGGCTCATTTCTTAATTTATTTGGATTTAACTTTAATGACAGGGTTAAATATACCGGACTGGCCAATCTAAATTGGCAGGCCAGTGGGGGAGGTGCCAATTTCAAATTAATTCCAGGGACTTCCAGCATAATTGTAGGGGGAAGTGTTGCCTTTTCAGACTACAAAATAAAACTAGATGAAAAACAGTCAGACCCCAGAACAAGTAATATTAGAGGACTGCAGGCAAATATTGATTTTAGCTATTTTGGTCGCAGGTCTGAAATAAAATATGGTTTGGAATTCAATGCCTTTAAAACAGATTTTGAATTTACTAATTTTCTAAAAGTTCCTATTCTTAGCGAAAGTAATAACACGGAGATTGCAGGCTTTGTCAAATACCGCTACGCGACAAAGTTGTTTGTTTTTGACCCAAGTTTCAGAATGCAATACTACGCTTCTTTATCGCAAGTAAGATTTGAGCCTCGCCTGGGGATGAAAATGAATGTAACTAACAATTTTCGACTAAAAGCAGCTGGTGGGCTTTATTCTCAGAACCTCATGAGTTCTGTGAGCGAAAGGGATATCGTGAATCTTTTTGTAGGATTTCTAACAAGTCCTGAATTAATTTATGCGAGCCATGCAGTTGGAGGCTTTGAATTAGATCTGAGCACAAACACCGAATTAAATGTCGAAACCTATTACAAAGATTTTAGTCGTCTTTTTAATTTGAATCGAAATAAGAGAAAGGTTCAGGATCCTGATTATACAGAAGAAAGAGGGAATTCTTATGGTATTGATTTTTTGTTGAAGTCTAATTGGGTGAATTGGAGAGTGTGGTTAGGTTATTCCCTTGGTTTTGTCAACCGTGATGATGGAGTGCAGAAATTTCCTGCCTTATTTGACCGACGCCACAATATCAATTTTGTATTAGATTACCAATGGGGTAGAGCAAAATGTTGGGAAGCAGGAATGCGTTGGAATCTTGGTTCGGGTTTTGCATTTACTAAGATACAAGGATTCATAGGGGATAATTTTATTCCAAATGGACTAGAGACAAATTTTGGTATTGAGAATCCAGATATCGGTGTGGTCTATGCAGAGAAAATAAATTCAGGCAGACTACCATATTATCACAGACTTGACTTTTCGATTAAAAGAAGAATAGACTTTACTAAATTTCTTAATTTAGAAATCGTAGCTAGTGTGACCAATGCTTATGATCGAAAGAATATCTTTTACTTTAATGTGGTAGAAAATAAACGTGTAAATCAATTACCTGTTTTGCCATCTTTACTTGTTGCTCTTCATTTTTGA
- a CDS encoding DUF697 domain-containing protein, with the protein MNEKSKTNQADDVIRNHTIWSMGAGMIWVPIVDFLAVSAIQLDMIRQLSKIYGQDFKDSQGKAIISALTSSGASRLAARAVKFIPGVGTILGGVTMSVMSGASTYALGELFKKHFETGGTILDFDPKAFKTRYEELFEKGKEFAQQAQSQRGKQENKQESPATSNPPSDVKTTRSAIDQLKDIAELKEKGLLSEDEYESFKRRILED; encoded by the coding sequence ATGAACGAAAAAAGTAAGACAAACCAAGCGGATGATGTCATCAGGAATCATACTATCTGGTCAATGGGGGCTGGGATGATTTGGGTGCCAATCGTAGATTTTTTGGCAGTATCTGCCATTCAGTTGGACATGATAAGACAGTTGAGCAAGATTTATGGCCAGGATTTTAAAGATTCTCAAGGGAAAGCAATCATTTCAGCTCTAACTAGTTCAGGGGCATCAAGGCTAGCGGCTAGGGCGGTTAAGTTTATTCCCGGGGTAGGAACGATCCTTGGCGGAGTAACCATGTCGGTGATGAGTGGGGCATCCACCTATGCTTTAGGTGAATTATTTAAGAAACATTTTGAGACGGGTGGAACAATTCTTGATTTTGATCCTAAGGCATTTAAAACAAGATATGAGGAATTGTTTGAAAAGGGAAAAGAGTTTGCGCAACAAGCCCAAAGTCAGCGTGGAAAGCAGGAAAACAAACAAGAATCACCCGCTACTTCCAATCCACCAAGTGACGTAAAGACGACAAGGTCAGCAATTGATCAATTAAAGGATATTGCCGAACTTAAAGAGAAGGGTTTATTGAGTGAAGATGAATATGAGTCATTTAAAAGGAGGATTTTGGAGGATTAA